In Cervus elaphus chromosome 5, mCerEla1.1, whole genome shotgun sequence, the following proteins share a genomic window:
- the PGS1 gene encoding CDP-diacylglycerol--glycerol-3-phosphate 3-phosphatidyltransferase, mitochondrial isoform X2, translating into MAAAAAAAGPVFWRRLLGLLPGRPGLAALLGRLSDRLGRNPDRRRRRSPWLLLAPLLSPAVPVVTSPPCCLCAEGVHRFQWIRNLVPEFGVSSSHVRVLSSPAEFFELMKGQIKVAKRRVVMASLYLGIGPLEQELVDCLESTLEKSLQAKFPSDLRVSILLDFTRGSRGRKNSRTMLLPLLQRFPEQVRVSLFHTPNLRGLLRLLIPERFNETIGLQHIKVYLFDNNIILSGANLSDSYFTNRQDRYVFLQDCPEIADFFTELVDAVGDVSLQLQGDDTVQVVEGMVHPYKGDRAAYCKAANKRVMDVINSARTRQQMLHAQTFHSDSLLTQEDAAAAGDRRPAPDTWIYPLIQMKPFEIQIDEIVTETLLTEAERGAKVYLTTGYFNLTQAYMDLVLGTRAEYQILLASPEVNGFFGAKGVAGAIPAAYVHIERQFYSEVCSLGQQERVRLQEYWRRDWTFHAKGRFTGTWRPRLPS; encoded by the exons atggcggcggcggcggcggcggcagggcCGGTGTTCTGGAGGCGGCTGCTGGGCCTTCTGCCTGGCCGCCCCGGGCTGGCTGCGCTCCTGGGGCGCCTGTCCGACCGCCTCGGCAGGAACCCGGACCGCCGGCGCAGGAG GTCACCATGGCTGCTGTTGGCTCCTCTGCTGTCCCCCGCGGTCCCCGTGGTCACCTCGCCTCCCTGCTGCCTGTGTGCAGAGGGCGTGCATCGCTTCCAGTGGATCAGAAACCTGGTTCCAGAGTTTGGCGTCTCCAGCTCTCACGTCAGGGTGCTTTCTTCCCCAGCAGAGTTTTTTGAGCTCATGAAG GGGCAGATAAAAGTAGCCAAGAGGCGGGTCGTGATGGCATCCCTCTACCTGGGGATAGGTCCTCTGGAACAGGAGCTG gtggattgccTAGAAAGCACTCTAGAAAAGTCACTCCAGGCGAAGTTTCCTTCCGACCTCAGGGTGTCCATCCTCTTAGACTTCACGAGGGGCTCGAGAG GAAGGAAGAACTCGCGCACGATGCTGCTCCCGCTCCTGCAGAGGTTTCCAGAACAGGTCCGCGTCTCGCTTTTCCACACGCCTAACCTGCGTGGGCTTCTGCGGCTCCTCATCCCTGAGCGCTTCAATGAGACCATTGGCCTGCAGCACATCAAGGTGTACCTCTTCGACAACAACATCATCCTCAGCGG TGCAAACCTGAGTGACTCCTACTTCACCAACCGGCAGGACCGCTACGTGTTCTTGCAGGACTGTCCCGAGATCGCCGACTTCTTCACGGAGCTGGTGGACGCGGTAGGGGACGTGTCCCTGCAGCTGCAGGGGGATGACACGGTGCAGGTGGTCGAGGGGATGGTGCATCCTTACAAAG GTGACCGGGCTGCGTACTGCAAGGCGGCCAATAAGAGGGTCATGGACGTGATCAACTCTGCCAGGACGCGCCAGCAGATGCTGCACGCCCAGACCTTCCACAGCGACTccctcctgacccaggaggaCGCCGCCGCCGCTGGAGACCGGAGGCCGGCCCCCGACACCTGGATCTACCCCCTGATCCAGATGAAGCCCTTTGAGATTCAGATCGACGAGATTGTCACCGAGACCCTGCTGACAGAGGCCGAGCGAGGTGCTAAGGTCTACCTCACCACTGGCTACTTCAACCTGACCCAGGCCTACATGGACCTGGTCTTGGGCACGCGGGCCGAGTACCAGATCCTGCTGGCCTCGCCGGAGGTGAACGGCTTCTTCGGGGCCAAGGGGGTGGCGGGCGCCATCCCGGCCGCCTACGTGCACATCGAGCGGCAGTTCTACAGCGAGGTGTGCAGCCTGGGGCAGCAGGAGCGGGTGCGGCTGCAGGAGTACTGGCGCAGGGACTGGACGTTCCACGCCAAAG